One genomic region from Drosophila subpulchrella strain 33 F10 #4 breed RU33 chromosome 2R, RU_Dsub_v1.1 Primary Assembly, whole genome shotgun sequence encodes:
- the LOC119549149 gene encoding protein DEK isoform X1 produces MPSPKRKDANKAAESAAKENAADKVSEVENATVAAGEAAKVEGGALEKGPKDAAEPPAAADADASAAAAATDDVADKKTKGDATAVSNPESDAATVDKKEKSPSPAVKKSNSKDAKKEEDSDKDEENTEDGDEPEDDDDEKASDAESEKKKAKPEAEDKKKDATDETKPKSGAEKSKKPEPKAKNGKVAKEENEDDEEDEDDEDAEDADGDENDGLDKNNEVAEDDENVVALAEIDRINENINKTRVDGLQTLHALCFGAQGKNNVVKKNLRSFAGFEFAKDSAEYNKKLEAIKKVDNKGLRSICEILTLDRRGSKNETVLRVLKFLMEPDESLCLEQGDEEEEDPEDEDLDEDEEDPPSEEDKKRKSGKSSGAAGRGSARNSTGRPRRSTAGKKMSAYVDFSSSEESEQKVAVPKRRRNDDSESGSDYNPSGNSDSDGGRGGGGGAGAAGRKVPSRGSRGRPARKSRRRNSDSEEEEESEVSEADSDVPKRKRGSAGKRGRPAAPASAGRRGRGRGAASRKRKDSDSEEEDISEDEEDEEVSEFGSDQSEEERPKKSKKPTTPAKNSKANNKSKPAGKADGRSKKSKKESSEEDDDVDDKDESDEDEPLTKKGKLAFPTDEQIRGYVKEILDKANLEEITMKTVCKQVYAKYPDFDLTDKKDFIKATVKALIAT; encoded by the exons ATGCCGTCGCCGAAACGAAAGGATGCTAACAAAGCGGCAGAATCGGCAGCCAAAGAAAATGCCGCCGATAAGGTAAGCGAGGTGGAAAACGCAACGGTCGCAGCGGGGGAGGCGGCGAAAGTCGAGGGGGGTGCGTTGGAGAAGGGGCCCAAAGATGCAGCCGAAccccctgctgctgctgacgCCGACGCCTCTGCCGCCGCCGCAGCCACTGATGACGTCGCTGATAAAAAAACCAAAGGAGACGCAACGGCAGTTTCAAATCCCGAATCGGATGcag CTACCGTCGACAAAAAGGAGAAATCCCCCTCGCCGGCGGTAAAGAAATCCAATAGTAAGGATGCTAAAAAGGAGGAAGATTCCGATAAGGATGAGGAGAACACGGAAGACGGTGATGAACCCgaggacgatgatgatgagaaGGCCAGCGATGCAGAAAGTGAGAAAAAGAAGGCTAAGCCAGAGGCAGAAGACAAGAAAAAGGATGCCACAGATGAGACCAAGCCAAAGTCCGGGGCGGAAAAGTCGAAGAAACCGGAGCCGAAGGCCAAGAATGGCAAGGTGGCCAAGGAAGAGAACGAAGACgacgaggaggatgaggatgaCGAGGATGCCGAAGATGCTGACGGAGACGAGAACGATGGGTTGGACAAGAACAACGAGGTGGCCGAGGATGATGAGAATGTCGTGGCCCTGGCCGAGATCGATCGCATCAACGAGAATATCAACAAGACTCGCGTGGATGGGCTGCAAACCTTGCATGCA CTCTGTTTCGGCGCCCAGGGCAAGAACAATGTGGTGAAGAAGAATTTGCGCTCCTTTGCCGGCTTTGAGTTCGCCAAGGATTCGGCTGAGTACAACAAAAAACTGGAGGCCATCAAAAAGGTGGACAACAAGGGTCTGCGCAGCATCTGCGAGATCCTCACCCTCGATCGCAGGGGCAGCAAGAACGAGACTGTGCTGCGAGTGCTCAAATTCCTAATGGAACCCGACGAATCGCTCTGCTTGGAGCAGGGCGATGAGGAGGAAGAAGATCCCGAGGACGAGGATCTGGATGAGGACGAGGAGGATCCGCCCAGCGAGGAGGACAAGAAGCGCAAGAGCGGCAAGTCGAGTGGAGCCGCTGGCAGAGGCTCGGCGCGCAATTCCACCGGACGTCCCAGGCGATCCACGGCAGGAAAAA AAATGTCCGCCTATGTAGATTTCTCAAGCTCTGAGGAGAGCGAGCAGAAAGTTGCAGTGCCGAAAAGAAGACGAAATGATGACTCGGAGTCGGGTTCAGAT TACAATCCCTCTGGCAATTCGGACTCGGATGGCGGtcgtggtggtggtggaggtgCTGGTGCTGCAGGTCGCAAAGTCCCAAGTCGCGGCAGTCGTGGTCGTCCGGCGCGCAAAAGTCGTCGAAGAAACTCCGATTCAGAGGAGGAAGAGGAGTCCGAAGTATCCGAGGCCGATAGTGAT GTCCCAAAACGCAAACGTGGTTCCGCCGGAAAACGTGGACGACCGGCCGCCCCTGCGTCAGCAGGACGAAGGGGTAGAGGGCGGGGAGCGGCTTCCCGAAAGCGCAAAGATTCAGATAGTGAAGAAGAGGATATATCCGAGGATGAAGAAGATGAGGAGGTCTCAGAGTTTGGCAGCGATCAAAGCGAG gaGGAACGTCCCAAAAAGAGTAAGAAGCCCACTACGCCTGCGAAAAATAGCAAAGCTAACAACAAGTCAAAACCAGCTGGAAAGG CCGATGGTCGATcgaaaaaatcaaagaaagAATCCTCTGAGGAAGACGATGATGTCGATGACAAAGACGAGTCAGACGAGGACGAGCCACTAACCAAAAAGGGCAAACTGGCATTCCCAACG GATGAACAAATACGCGGCTATGTCAAAGAGATCTTAGACAAGGCCAACCTGGAGGAGATTACCATGAAAACAGTGTGCAAGCAGGTGTACGCGAAGTATCCAGACTTTGATCTAACTGACAAGAAAGACTTCATTAAGGCCACAGTCAAAGCG TTAATTGCGACATAA
- the LOC119549689 gene encoding far upstream element-binding protein 3, with protein MSEFQQQAGLNHSQALAQAIQRAKQIAAKIQPSQQGGGGPTAGPSPPASGGGGGGAPSFKRHMDDGDSGPDCKRSFGSPEYGNNSSNMSSGSGGGGGGGGGGGGGGPGGASITQAIAQAAAVAARLAASAGTSCEEQIRLPDSVAGAFMGRSSNDTITHIQAESGVKVQVMQDQDRVIMLRGQRDTVTKGREMIQSMANRAGGGQVEVLLTINMPPPGPSGYPPYQEIMIPGAKVGLVIGKGGDTIKQLQEKTGAKMIIIQDGPNQELIKPLRISGEAQKIEHAKQMVLDLIAQKDAQAQQQGGRGGGGGGGGGGGGGPGMGFNNFNNGNGGESVEVFVPKIAVGVVIGKGGDMIRKIQTECGCKLQFIQGKNDEMGDRRCVIQGTRQQVEDAKRTIDGLIENVMQRNGMNRNGNGGGGGGGSQGGDSGNSNYGYGYGVNHAQGGREEITFLVPASKCGIVIGRGGETIKLINQQSGAHTEMDRNASNPPNEKLFKSKGTTDQVESARQMISEKINMELTVISRKPIGGGGGGGSGGGGGGGNSGGGQNNSHHNQQQGGYGGQNQMQGGDPNSGAGYQQQQQAWGGPYGQQGWDPSGQQQQQQQMAMANQGGAAAAGGAAGGQDYSAQWIEYYKQMGCHREAEMIEQQMKAKQGGGSSGPVQPQQQQPSQQQQPQQQQSQQQQGGAGGAGGADYSAQWAEYYRSVGKIEEAEAIEKTLKSKPQNGASGGQNNAPNPSQGGPNPGQQQPNPAAAAAAAAAAAAAAGGYGQSMTPSQYAQYSQYYAAAAAAGGQPQGAPQPGGGQGGGPPAGYPGGYPGAGYGGYPGAPGQQQQKSHKNDKH; from the exons ATGAGCGAGTTCCAACAGCAAGCGGGCCTTAATCATTCGCAAGCACTCGCGCAGGCCATCCAGCGTGCCAAGCAG ATTGCGGCCAAGATCCAGCCAAGCCAGCAGGGCGGCGGCGGCCCAACAGCGGGTCCATCCCCACCGGCTtccggcggcggcggcggcggagcACCCAGCTTCAAGCGGCACATGGACGACGGCGACAGCGGTCCAGATTGCAAGCGCTCTTTCGGCAGTCCCGAGTACGGCAACAACAGCTCGAACATGAGCAGCGGCAGTGgtggtggcggcggcggcggtggtggaGGAGGTGGCGGTGGTCCAGGTGGGGCCAGCATCACCCAGGCCATTGCCCAGGCGGCTGCAGTGGCCGCTCGATTGGCCGCCTCGGCGGGAACCAGCTGCGAGGAGCAGATCCGACTGCCCGACTCGGTGGCCGGTGCCTTTATGGGCCGCTCCAGCAACGATACCATCACCCACATCCAGGCGGAGTCCGGGGTGAAGGTGCAGGTCATGCAGGATCAGGATCGTGTGATTATGCTGCGTGGCCAACGAGACACTGTCACCAAGGGTCGCGAAATGATCCAGAGCATGGCCAATCGGGCTGGCGGCGGACAGGTGGAGGTTCTGCTCACTATCAACATGCCGCCACCGGGTCCCAGCGGCTATCCGCCATATCAGGAGATCATGATACCGGGCGCCAAGGTCGGCCTGGTCATTGGCAAGGGCGGCGACACCATTAAACAGCTGCAGGAAAAGACCGGCGCCAAGATGATCATCATCCAGGACGGGCCGAACCAGGAGCTGATCAAGCCGCTGCGCATTTCCGGCGAGGCGCAGAAAATTGAGCACGCCAAGCAGATGGTGCTCGACCTGATAGCCCAGAAGGATGCCCAGGCTCAGCAGCAGGGCGGAcgcggtggtggtggcggcggcggcggtggaggTGGCGGCGGTCCTGGCATGGGATTCAATAACTTTAACAATGGCAACGGCGGCGAGAGCGTCGAGGTCTTTGTGCCCAAAATCGCAGTGGGCGTGGTCATTGGCAAAGGCGGAGACATGATCCGAAAGATCCAAACCGAGTGCGGCTGCAAGCTGCAGTTCATCCAGGGAAAGAACGACGAGATGGGCGACCGCAGGTGCGTCATCCAGGGCACTCGGCAGCAGGTCGAGGATGCCAAGCGCACCATAGATGGACTGATTGAGAATGTGATG CAACGCAACGGCATGAATCGAAACGGCAACGGAGGAGGCGGCGGTGGAGGTAGCCAAGGTGGTGACTCCGGCAACTCCAACTACGGCTATGGATACGGCGTTAATCACGCCCAAGGCGGACGGGAGGAAATCACATTCCTGGTGCCCGCTTCCAAATGTGGA ATTGTAATTGGACGAGGTGGTGAGACCATTAAGCTGATCAACCAGCAATCTGGAGCCCACACCGAAATGGATCGCAATGCCAGCAATCCGCCCAATGAGAAACTCTTCAAGTCCAAGGGCACCACCGACCAGGTGGAGTCAGCCCGCCAAATGATCTCCGAGAAGATAAACATGGAGCTAACTGTCATTTCCCGCAAGCCCATCGGCGGTGGAGGTGGTGGAGGCTCcggcggtggtggtggcggcggAAATTCTGGCGGTGGCCAGAACAACTCGCACCACAATCAGCAGCAGGGCGGCTACGGAGGCCAGAATCAAATGCAGGGCGGCGATCCGAACTCGGGAGCAGGCtatcagcagcaacagcaggctTGGGGTGGTCCCTACGGCCAGCAGGGATGGGATCCGTCCGgtcagcagcaacaacagcagcaaatGGCCATGGCCAATCAGGGAGGAGCAGCTGCGGCGGGCGGAGCTGCCGGTGGCCAAGACTACTCGGCTCAGTGGATAGAGTACTACAA ACAAATGGGTTGCCATCGTGAGGCTGAAATGATTGAGCAGCAAATGAAGGCCAAGCAGGGAGGCGGCTCCTCAGGTCCTGTCCAGccgcaacagcaacagccatcccagcagcagcagccgcagcagcaacagtccCAACAGCAGCAAGGAGGCGCCGGTGGTGCCGGAGGAGCTGACTACAGTGCACAGTGGGCGGAGTACTATCGCAGTGTGGGCAAGATCGAAGAAGCCGAGGCCATCGAAAAGACGTTAAAGAGCAAG CCACAGAATGGAGCATCGGGTGGTCAGAATAATGCGCCCAATCCCAGCCAGGGAGGTCCCAATCCCGGCCAGCAGCAACCCAATCCCGCTGCTGCGGCGGCTGCAGCCGCAGCTGCTGCAGCGGCAGCCGGCGGTTATGGCCAGAGTATGACGCCCAGCCAGTACGCACAGTACTCGCAGTATTATGCGGCGGCGGCTGCAGCTGGCGGTCAGCCGCAAGGAGCGCCTCAGCCTGGTGGAGGACAGGGCGGTGGTCCGCCGGCTGGCTATCCTGGTGGTTATCCGGGCGCAGGCTATGGCGGTTATCCCGGGGCGCCgggccagcagcagcagaaatcGCACAAAAACGACAAACACTGA
- the LOC119551976 gene encoding lysozyme — protein sequence MAANKLCCTLAIGALLCLGFAALIQAQDKPVTDVCLGCICEATSGCNQTRFCGAGVCGLFRITWAYWSDGGKLTLGNESPQAEEAYANCVNDPYCAANTIQNYMTKFGQDCNDDGTIDCYDFAAIHKLGGYGCKGELSYQYQTQLTNCLNSFQHIDVRSSK from the exons ATGGCTGCCAACAAATTGTGCTGCACTCTGGCTATTGGCGCTCTATTGTGCCTGGGATTCGCGGCTCTCATTCAAGCTCAGG ATAAGCCGGTGACTGATGTGTGTCTGGGATGCATCTGCGAGGCCACAAGTGGATGCAACCAGACCCGTTTCTGCGGGGCTGGAGTTTGCGGACTGTTTCGCATCACCTGGGCCTACTGGTCCGATGGCGGCAAGCTGACCCTGGGAAACGAGAGTCCCCAGGCGGAGGAAG CCTATGCCAACTGCGTGAACGATCCTTACTGCGCGGCCAACACCATCCAGAACTACATGACCAAGTTCGGGCAGGACTGCAATGATGATGGAACCATCGATTGCTACGACTTTGCGGCCATCCACAAGTTGGGCGGCTATGGGTGCAAGGGCGAGCTGAGCTACCAGTACCAAACGCAGCTGACCAACTGCCTCAATTCGTTCCAGCACATCGACGTTCGCAGCAGCAAGTAA
- the LOC119551973 gene encoding probable elongation factor 1-beta, with the protein MAFGDVKTPQGLKELNNFLADNSYISGYTPSKADLSVFEALGKAPAADNVNVARWYRHIASFEAAERAAWTGAPLPQLAGGKPTVAAPAKPAAADDDDDVDLFGSDDEEDAEAERIKQERVAAYAAKKSKKPALIAKSSVLLDVKPWDDETDMKEMENSVRTIEMDGLLWGASKLVPVGYGINKLQIMCVIEDDKVSIDLLQEKIEEFEDFVQSVDIAAFNKI; encoded by the exons ATGGCTTTCGGTGATGTGAAGACCCCGCAGGGACTGAAGGAGTTGAACAACTTCCTGGCCGACAACAGCTACATCAGCGG GTATACTCCCAGCAAGGCCGATCTGTCCGTGTTCGAGGCTCTGGGCAAGGCCCCCGCCGCCGACAATGTGAATGTGGCCCGTTGGTACCGTCACATTGCCTCTTTCGAGGCTGCGGAGCGCGCCGCCTGGACAGGTGCTCCTCTGCCCCAGTTGGCCGGTGGAAAGCCCACTGTGGCTGCTCCTGCCAAGCCTGCCGCCGCcgacgatgacgatgatgtgGATCTATTCGGATCCGATGACGAGGAGGACGCCGAGGCTGAGCGCATCAAGCAGGAGCGCGTTGCCGCCTATGCCGCCAAGAAGTCCAAGAAGCCCGCCCTCATCGCCAAGTCGTCTGTGCTCCTCGATGTCAAGCCCTGGGATGACGAGACCGACATGAAGGAGATGGAGAACAGCGTCCGCACCATCGAGATGGACGGTCTGCTGTGGGGCGCCTCCAAGCTGGTCCCCGTGGGCTATGGCATCAACAAGCTGCAGATCATGTGCGTCATCGAGGACGACAAGGTCTCCATCGATCTGCTGCAGGAGAAGATCGAGGAATTCGAGGACTTCGTCCAGTCCGTCGACATTGCTGCCTTCAACAAGATCTAA
- the LOC119549149 gene encoding protein DEK isoform X2 — MDANKAAESAAKENAADKVSEVENATVAAGEAAKVEGGALEKGPKDAAEPPAAADADASAAAAATDDVADKKTKGDATAVSNPESDAATVDKKEKSPSPAVKKSNSKDAKKEEDSDKDEENTEDGDEPEDDDDEKASDAESEKKKAKPEAEDKKKDATDETKPKSGAEKSKKPEPKAKNGKVAKEENEDDEEDEDDEDAEDADGDENDGLDKNNEVAEDDENVVALAEIDRINENINKTRVDGLQTLHALCFGAQGKNNVVKKNLRSFAGFEFAKDSAEYNKKLEAIKKVDNKGLRSICEILTLDRRGSKNETVLRVLKFLMEPDESLCLEQGDEEEEDPEDEDLDEDEEDPPSEEDKKRKSGKSSGAAGRGSARNSTGRPRRSTAGKKMSAYVDFSSSEESEQKVAVPKRRRNDDSESGSDYNPSGNSDSDGGRGGGGGAGAAGRKVPSRGSRGRPARKSRRRNSDSEEEEESEVSEADSDVPKRKRGSAGKRGRPAAPASAGRRGRGRGAASRKRKDSDSEEEDISEDEEDEEVSEFGSDQSEEERPKKSKKPTTPAKNSKANNKSKPAGKADGRSKKSKKESSEEDDDVDDKDESDEDEPLTKKGKLAFPTDEQIRGYVKEILDKANLEEITMKTVCKQVYAKYPDFDLTDKKDFIKATVKALIAT, encoded by the exons ATG GATGCTAACAAAGCGGCAGAATCGGCAGCCAAAGAAAATGCCGCCGATAAGGTAAGCGAGGTGGAAAACGCAACGGTCGCAGCGGGGGAGGCGGCGAAAGTCGAGGGGGGTGCGTTGGAGAAGGGGCCCAAAGATGCAGCCGAAccccctgctgctgctgacgCCGACGCCTCTGCCGCCGCCGCAGCCACTGATGACGTCGCTGATAAAAAAACCAAAGGAGACGCAACGGCAGTTTCAAATCCCGAATCGGATGcag CTACCGTCGACAAAAAGGAGAAATCCCCCTCGCCGGCGGTAAAGAAATCCAATAGTAAGGATGCTAAAAAGGAGGAAGATTCCGATAAGGATGAGGAGAACACGGAAGACGGTGATGAACCCgaggacgatgatgatgagaaGGCCAGCGATGCAGAAAGTGAGAAAAAGAAGGCTAAGCCAGAGGCAGAAGACAAGAAAAAGGATGCCACAGATGAGACCAAGCCAAAGTCCGGGGCGGAAAAGTCGAAGAAACCGGAGCCGAAGGCCAAGAATGGCAAGGTGGCCAAGGAAGAGAACGAAGACgacgaggaggatgaggatgaCGAGGATGCCGAAGATGCTGACGGAGACGAGAACGATGGGTTGGACAAGAACAACGAGGTGGCCGAGGATGATGAGAATGTCGTGGCCCTGGCCGAGATCGATCGCATCAACGAGAATATCAACAAGACTCGCGTGGATGGGCTGCAAACCTTGCATGCA CTCTGTTTCGGCGCCCAGGGCAAGAACAATGTGGTGAAGAAGAATTTGCGCTCCTTTGCCGGCTTTGAGTTCGCCAAGGATTCGGCTGAGTACAACAAAAAACTGGAGGCCATCAAAAAGGTGGACAACAAGGGTCTGCGCAGCATCTGCGAGATCCTCACCCTCGATCGCAGGGGCAGCAAGAACGAGACTGTGCTGCGAGTGCTCAAATTCCTAATGGAACCCGACGAATCGCTCTGCTTGGAGCAGGGCGATGAGGAGGAAGAAGATCCCGAGGACGAGGATCTGGATGAGGACGAGGAGGATCCGCCCAGCGAGGAGGACAAGAAGCGCAAGAGCGGCAAGTCGAGTGGAGCCGCTGGCAGAGGCTCGGCGCGCAATTCCACCGGACGTCCCAGGCGATCCACGGCAGGAAAAA AAATGTCCGCCTATGTAGATTTCTCAAGCTCTGAGGAGAGCGAGCAGAAAGTTGCAGTGCCGAAAAGAAGACGAAATGATGACTCGGAGTCGGGTTCAGAT TACAATCCCTCTGGCAATTCGGACTCGGATGGCGGtcgtggtggtggtggaggtgCTGGTGCTGCAGGTCGCAAAGTCCCAAGTCGCGGCAGTCGTGGTCGTCCGGCGCGCAAAAGTCGTCGAAGAAACTCCGATTCAGAGGAGGAAGAGGAGTCCGAAGTATCCGAGGCCGATAGTGAT GTCCCAAAACGCAAACGTGGTTCCGCCGGAAAACGTGGACGACCGGCCGCCCCTGCGTCAGCAGGACGAAGGGGTAGAGGGCGGGGAGCGGCTTCCCGAAAGCGCAAAGATTCAGATAGTGAAGAAGAGGATATATCCGAGGATGAAGAAGATGAGGAGGTCTCAGAGTTTGGCAGCGATCAAAGCGAG gaGGAACGTCCCAAAAAGAGTAAGAAGCCCACTACGCCTGCGAAAAATAGCAAAGCTAACAACAAGTCAAAACCAGCTGGAAAGG CCGATGGTCGATcgaaaaaatcaaagaaagAATCCTCTGAGGAAGACGATGATGTCGATGACAAAGACGAGTCAGACGAGGACGAGCCACTAACCAAAAAGGGCAAACTGGCATTCCCAACG GATGAACAAATACGCGGCTATGTCAAAGAGATCTTAGACAAGGCCAACCTGGAGGAGATTACCATGAAAACAGTGTGCAAGCAGGTGTACGCGAAGTATCCAGACTTTGATCTAACTGACAAGAAAGACTTCATTAAGGCCACAGTCAAAGCG TTAATTGCGACATAA
- the LOC119549150 gene encoding flap endonuclease 1 has translation MGILGLSKLIADLAPQAIRESEMKNFFGRKVAIDASMCLYQFLIAVRSEGAQLATVNGDPTSHLMGMFYRTIRLLDNGIKPVYVFDGKPPDLKSGELAKRAERREEAEKALKAATDAGDDAGIEKFNRRLVRVTKEHANEARELLKLMGVPYVDAPCEAEAQCAALVKAGKVYATATEDMDALTFGSTKLLRYLTYSEARKMPVKEFSYEKLLEGLSVNSREFIDLCILLGCDYCESIKGIGPKRAIELINNYRDIETILDNLDTSKYTVPENWNYKVARELFIEPEVANAEAIDLKWVEPDEEGLVKFLCGDRQFSEERVRNGAKKLMKSKQAQTQVRLDSFFKTLPSTPNATNAAKRKAEEAKKSANNKKAKTSGGGGGRGRRPK, from the exons ATGGGAATTCTCGGCTTATCCAAGCTCATTGCGGATCTGGCGCCACAGGCGATTCGCGAAAGTGAGATGAAGAACTTTTTCG GTCGCAAGGTGGCCATCGATGCTAGTATGTGCCTGTACCAGTTCCTCATTGCAGTGCGCTCGGAGGGCGCCCAGTTGGCCACCGTGAACGGGGATCCCACGTCCCATTTGATGGGCATGTTCTACCGCACCATCCGCCTGCTGGACAATGGCATCAAGCCCGTCTATGTTTTCGATGGAAAACCACCAGATCTAAAGTCCGGGGAGCTGGCCAAGCGTGCCGAGCGGCGGGAGGAGGCGGAAAAGGCCCTGAAGGCGGCCACCGATGCGGGCGACGATGCCGGGATCGAGAAGTTCAACCGCAGATTGGTCCGGGTGACCAAGGAGCATGCCAACGAGGCCAGGGAGCTGCTCAAGCTGATGGGTGTGCCCTATGTGGATGCTCCCTGCGAGGCGGAGGCCCAGTGTGCTGCGCTAGTGAAGGCGGGAAAGGTCTACGCCACTGCCACGGAGGATATGGATGCCCTAACCTTTGGCTCCACGAAACTTTTGAGGTATCTTACGTACAGCGAGGCCCGAAAGATGCCTGTCAAGGAATTCAGCTACGAAAAGTTATTGGAAGGTTTGTCCGTCAACAGCCGGGAGTTCATTGATCTCTGCATCCTGCTGGGCTGCGATTACTGCGAGAGCATCAAGGGCATTGGACCAAAGCGGGCCATCGAGCTGATCAACAACTACAGGGATATCGAGACCATTCTGGATAACCTGGACACCAGCAAGTATACGGTACCCGAAAACTGGAACTACAAGGTGGCGCGGGAACTGTTCATCGAACCGGAGGTGGCCAATGCCGAGGCCATCGATCTTAAGTGGGTCGAACCGGACGAGGAGGGTCTGGTTAAGTTCCTCTGCGGCGACCGGCAGTTCAGCGAGGAGCGTGTTCGCAATGGCGCCAAAAAGCTGATGAAATCCAAACAGGCCCAGACCCAGGTACGACTCGATAGCTTCTTCAAGACACTGCCCAGCACTCCGAATGCCACAAACGCCGCCAAACGAAAGGCCGAGGAGGCCAAGAAGAGCGCCAACAACAAGAAGGCCAAGACCAGCGGAGGCGGCGGCGGCCGAGGCAGGCGACCCAAGTAG
- the LOC119549870 gene encoding G-protein coupled receptor Mth-like, protein MWVLLGSLVTVVFLITPKTNAEIVDCDFFDTVDLSAARRLWNGAYIYEGLHIPAHLTGEYNFKILPDGTKEKVETHIRGCACKLKPCARVCCPRNNQIQNTVCYMDLENFDWLDPYLSVTLSNGTLVRRQPKTDIIVQWDLPLQCDYMIYLNSKEESDQYTLFENGTFVQDHKYNMILNRPQYCLQHLQFRDENTKYISKKPEPLICLILISKTWNNADY, encoded by the exons ATGTGGGTGTTACTAGGATCGCTTGTGACAGTTGTCTTTCTGATTACTCCCAAGACAAATGCAGAAATTGTTGATTGCGATTTCTTTGACACTGTCGATCTCTCGGCAGCTCGAAGGCTCTGGAATGGTGCATATATATATGAGGGCCTTCACATTCCCGCCCATTTGACGGGTgaatataactttaaaattttgCCAGACGGGACGAAGGAGAAGGTGGAAACCCACATAAGGGGGTGTGCCTGCAAACTGAAACCCTGCGCCAGGGTTTGTTGCCCTCGAAACAACCAGATACAGAACACCGTGTGCTACATGGACCTTGAAAACTTTGACTGGCTTGACCCGTACTTAAGCGTGACTCTAAGCAATGGGACATTGGTCCGAAGGCAGCCTAAAACCGATATTATCGTCCAGTGGGATTTACCCTTGCAATGTGACTACATGATCTACCTAAACAGCAAGGAGGAATCTGATCAGTACACTTTGTTCGAG AACGGAACCTTTGTTCAAGACCATAAATACAACATGATCCTTAATAGGCCTCAGTACTGCCTCCAGCATCTTCAGTTCAGGGACGAAAACACGAAATACATAAGTAAAAAGCCAGAGCCACTCATCTGCTTGATATTGATTTCTAAAACGTGGAATAATGCCG ACTATTAA